One genomic segment of Mytilus trossulus isolate FHL-02 chromosome 4, PNRI_Mtr1.1.1.hap1, whole genome shotgun sequence includes these proteins:
- the LOC134716865 gene encoding 52 kDa repressor of the inhibitor of the protein kinase-like yields MRPESRIYINTNARGDTFIAKNRQILKSLIKCLEFCGRRGLALRGHRDDDKIQDNTQDYNIGNYKELVKFRAEAGDSVLDDHLKQCAKNASYTSKTSQNELLACIKRFIQQTIVDEVKAQPLGPHFGYQCDEVSDASNWEQLGIVIRYLRDGSPVEKLLEFVQAEETTDSALCGLIVKALTDAGLDIQFGRAQTMDGAGNMSGKNLGCAAQFTRLSPRTVYHYCASHNLNLVLCKCCNVPEIQLMLDSLKQLGIFFKYSPKRSRCLEKAVDEINSNRDVQNKITKQKFKVFCETRWCEKITTLGSFSTMYEPIISCLEEISSNVGRTWDKKAVIDAKGLLTKITDSTFIVSFQTVHNFFGYVTGLSRKLQGSTLDIVEGYKMIDTVKALVKSTRDDETEFDNVFEKATAMAEVADIGGIKAPRRCGRQTQRSNVPADNVQVYYRRAVFLPFLDSMIQQFEIRFGERAVSVVRALALIPNNIHQTTDEAIDDIINYYEVDMPFPDSFRQEFRLWKELWRVQNEKPTTLTSTLTDPRMNRAVTVDALMFDKEASVTTDTQTSCSQESLTDYSQSSCQKEESIYYLNKFLELNRSKPVSCLPTKRWTDYSSKSKNMYVNQIQLITDSVIEFVFPFDTDEVKTSLSLDVPSNR; encoded by the exons ATGAGACCAGAGTCTAGAATTTATATTAACACAAATGCAAGGGGTGACACATTTATTGCGAAAAATCGACAGATTTTGAAATCACTCATCAAATGTCTCGAGTTTTGTGGTAGGCGCGGATTGGCTCTTCGAGGCCATCGAGATGACGATAAAATCCAAGATAACACACAAGATTATAATATAGGTAACTATAAGGAACTAGTTAAGTTTCGCGCAGAGGCAGGTGACTCCGTCTTGGATGACCATTTGAAACAATGTGCTAAAAATGCATCATATACGTCAAAAACTTCCCAAAATGAATTGTTAGCATGCATCAAGAGGTTTATCCAACAGACAATCGTTGATGAAGTAAAGGCTCAACCGCTTGGTCCACATTTCGGATATCAATGCGATGAGGTGTCGGATGCTAGTAACTGGGAACAACTCGGGATTGTTATACGATATCTTAGGGACGGTAGTCCAGTAGAAAAATTGCTTGAATTTGTCCAAGCAGAAGAGACAACAGACTCGGCACTTTGTGGTTTGATAGTAAAAGCTTTGACGGATGCTGGATTGGATATCCAGTTTGGTCGCGCGCAGACCATGGATGGCGCTGGCAATATGTCTGGTAAGAATCTAGGTTGCGCGGCGCAGTTTACCCGACTGTCACCAAGGACAGTTTATCATTACTGCGCTAGCCATAACCTCAATCTAGTACTATGCAAATGTTGCAATGTTCCAGAAATACAATTGATGTTAGATAGCTTAAAACAACTCGGGATATTTTTCAAGTATTCTCCGAAACGGAGTCGATGTCTCGAAAAAGCTGTAGATGAGATAAATTCGAACAGggatgtacaaaacaaaataacaaaacagaaatttaaGGTCTTCTGTGAAACAAGATGGTGCGAAAAAATTACGACCCTCGGCAGCTTTTCTACCATGTACGAGCCAATCATATCTTGTTTGGAGGAAATTAGCTCTAACGTTGGACGCACCTGGGACAAGAAAGCTGTTATTGACGCTAAAGGGCTACTTACAAAAATAACTGATTCTACTTTTATAGTTAGTTTCCAAACTGTCCACAACTTTTTTGGGTATGTTACAGGGTTGAGCAGAAAACTCCAAGGGTCTACACTCGATATTGTAGAAGGGTATAAAATGATTGATACCGTCAAAGCTTTAGTAAAATCAACACGAGATGACGAAACGGAGTTTGACAACGTGTTTGAAAAAGCTACGGCAATGGCTGAAGTTGCCGATATTGGGGGTATCAAGGCTCCAAGACGATGTGGGCGCCAGACACAACGCAGTAATGTCCCTGCCGACAATGTTCAAGTTTATTACCGACGTGCagtttttcttccatttttagATTCTATGATTCAACAGTTCGAGATTCGGTTTGGTGAACGTGCTGTTTCAGTTGTAAGGGCATTGGCTCTAATCCCTAACAACATTCACCAAACCACAGATGAAGCAATCGACGacattattaattattatgaaGTTGACATGCCATTTCCTGACTCATTTAGGCAAGAGTTTCGACTATGGAAAGAATTATGGCGTGTCCAGAATGAAAAACCGACTACATTAACGTCTACTTTAACAGACCCAAGA ATGAACAGAGCAGTTACTGTTGATGCCCTTATGTTTGATAAAGAGGCCAGTGTTACAACAGATACCCAGACAAGCTGCTCACAG GAATCATTAACTGACTACAGTCAGAGCAGTTGCCAAAAAGAAGAGTCGATCTATTACCTTAACAAATTTCTTGAACTGAATAGAAGTAAACCAGTGTCATGCCTACCAACAAAGAGGTGGACTGACTAttcttcaaaaagtaaaaatatgtatgtaaaccaaattcaattaataacAGACAGTGTTATTGAATTTGTGTTTCCATTTGATACTGATGAAGTTAAAACCAGCCTGAGTTTAGATGTGCCTTCCAAcagataa